One Oncorhynchus masou masou isolate Uvic2021 chromosome 27, UVic_Omas_1.1, whole genome shotgun sequence genomic window carries:
- the LOC135516178 gene encoding splicing factor 3B subunit 2-like isoform X2, producing the protein MASDGPPGTEPMPSDLGSSVAALNTWSNPELQAKLGELGAPNMGPREEMLDRLKGYMMRTGMMLSKPNQGGDDKPMTTQMPGIPPMPPMPMPPMPPGMGMLQAMSMMAGGPPPPGMHMGMEPPGMPPGLSQEDQLKMVQQRAAMMMQHEERAKQQGDSRAMEEHMKEQELLEQQKRAAVMMEHERQQELAKMQHGGPGTRMSDPGPRPPGMMPPMMRGMNPPPPGINTGGMNPPPPGMSMMHTQRQRVPPPPGEDAREVWQGEEVGIGPKIPQALEKILQLKEIRQEQLSTAPTEEEEEESQEMEMNNSSAPVLSETEEDDSSLSKKDKNRKRRNRKKKNKKRRVQEKREQAVEKKEEDGGKEKEHEVEIEYVTEEPEIYDPNFIFFKRIFEAFKLTDDVKKEKEKEPEKKEAPTMLKKKGFEEETKDSDDSDDEIRTDVPKLSKKKLRRMNRLTVAELKQLVARPDVVEMHDVTAQEPKLLVHLKATRNTVPVPRHWCFKRKYLQGKRGIEKPPFELPEFIKRTGIQEMREALQEKEDAKTMKTKMREKVRPKMGKIDIDYQKLHDAFFKWQMKPKLSIHGDLYYEGKEFETRLKEKKPGDLSDELRIALGMPVGPNSHKVPPPWLIAMQRYGPPPSYPNLKIPGLNSPIPESCSFGYHAGGWGKPPVDETGKPLYGDVFGTNAGDFQAKAEEEEVDRTPWGELEPSDEESSEEEEEDESDEEKPDETGFFTPADSGLITPGGFSSVPAGMETPELIELRKKKIEEAMDGNETPQLFTVLPERRTGSGGAAMMASTHIYDVSGAMAGRKAGGGQESQGVEVALAPEELELDPMAMTQKYEEHVRNQEAQVEKEDFSDMVAEHAAKQKQKKRKAQPQDTRSGAKKYKEFKF; encoded by the exons ATGGCTTCCGACGGACCGCCGGGGACTGAGCCCATGCCTTCTGACTTGGGGAGCTCTGTGGCGGCCCTGAATACATGGAGCAATCCGGAGCTTCAAGCCAAGCTAGGCGAGCTAGGCGCACCTAACATGG GCCCCAGAGAGGAGATGCTGGACAGGCTCAAGGGATACATGATGCGG ACTGGAATGATGCTCAGCAAGCCCAACCAAGGGGGTGATGACAAACCTATGACCACGCAG ATGCCAGGCATCCCCCCCATGCCCCCAATGCCCATGCCGCCCATGCCACCTGGTATGGGTATGCTCCAGGCGATGAGCATGATGGCGGGTGGACCCCCTCCACCAGGGATGCATATGGGCATGGAGCCTCCAGGCATGCCCCCTGGCCTCTCCCAGGAGGACCAGCTGAAGATGGTGCAGCAGAGGGCTGCCATGATGATGCAGCATGAGGAGAGGGCCAAGCAGCAG ggggATTCCCGTGCTATGGAAGAGCACATGAAGGAGCAGGAGCTTCTGGAGCAGCAGAAGAGG gcGGCAGTGATGATGGAGCATGAGAGGCAGCAAGAGCTCGCTAAGATGCAGCATGGAGGACCAGGGACCAGGATGTCTGACCCGGGGCCACGACCCCCTGGCATGATGCCCCCCATGATGAGAG GTATGAACCCACCCCCTCCTGGTATAAATACTGGTGGAATGAACCCACCCCCTCCTGGTATGTCCATGATGcatacccagagacagagagttcCCCCACCGCCAGGGGAGGACGCCAGAGAG gtgtggcagggagaggaggtgggcatTGGCCCTAAGATCCCTCAGGCCCTGGAGAAGATTCTCCAACTAAAGGAGATCAGACAGGAGCAGCTAAGCACTGCTCCCACAG aagaagaggaggaggagagccagGAGATGGAGATGAACAACTCCTCCGCCCCCGTCTTGTCTGAGACGGAAGAGGATGACAGTTCTCTCTCCAAGAAAGAT AAAAACCGCAAGCGCAGGAACCGCAAGAAGAAGAACAAGAAAAGGCGTGTGCAGGAGAAGAGGGAGCAGGCggtggagaagaaggaggaggatggggggaaggagaaagagcaTGAGGTGGAGATCGAGTACGTCACTGAGGAACCGGAGATCTACGATCCTAACTTCATCTTCTTCAAGAGGATCTTTGAGGCCTTCAAG CTGACTGACGAtgtgaagaaagagaaagagaaggagccGGAGAAGAAGGAGGCTCCTACCATGTTGAAGAAGAAGGGGTTCGAGGAGGAGACAAAAGACAGCGATGACAGTGATGAC GAGATCAGAACAGATGTTCCCAAGCTGTCTAAGAAGAAGCTGAGAAGGATGAACAGACTGACTGTGGCTGAACTCAAACAG ttggTGGCGCGTCCTGACGTGGTGGAGATGCACGATGTGACGGCCCAGGAGCCCAAGCTGCTGGTACACCTGAAGGCAACCAGGAACACGGTCCCCGTCCCCCGACACTGGTGCTTCAAGAGGAAGTACCTCCAGGGCAAGAGGGGTATAGAGAAGCCCCCGTTTGAGCTGCCAGAGTTCATCAAGAGGACGGGCATCCAGGAGATGAGAGAGGCTCTGCAGGAGAAG GAGGATGCCAAGACCATGAAGACCAAGATGAGGGAGAAGGTTCGTCCCAAGATGGGCAAGATCGACATTGACTACCAGAAGCTCCACGACGCCTTCTTCAAGTGGCAGATGAAGCCTAAACTCTCCATCCATGGAGACCTATACTACGAG ggtAAAGAGTTTGAGACGAGGCTGAAGGAGAAGAAACCAGGCGATCTGTCAGATGAACTGCGTATCGCTCTGGGCATGCCGGTTGGACCG AACTCCCACAAGGTGCCCCCTCCCTGGCTGATCGCCATGCAGAGATACGGCCCCCCTCCCTCCTATCCTAACCTCAAGATCCCTGGACTCAACTCACCCATCCCAGAG agCTGTTCGTTTGGTTACCACGCTGGTGGTTGGGGGAAGCCTCCTGTAGATGAGACAGGCAAGCCTCTGTACGGTGATGTGTTCGGGACTAACGCAGGAGACTTCCAG gctaaggctgaggaggaggaagtagatcGTACGCCGTGGGGAGAGCTGGAGCCTTCAGATGAGGagtcttcagaggaagaggaggaagatgagagcGACGAGGAGAAACCAGACGAAACTGGCTTCTTCACACCGGCAGACAG TGGTCTGATCACTCCAGGAGGCTTCTCGTCAGTGCCTGCTGGTATGGAGACTCCAGAGCTCATCGAGCTGAGGAAGAAGAAGATTGAGGAGGCCATGGACGG GAATGAGACTCCTCAGCTGTTCACGGTGCTCCCAGAGAGGAGAACGGGCTCTGGAGGGGCAGCCATGATGGCATCCACACACATCTACGACGTATCGGGG GCGATGGCTGGTCGTAAGGCGGGTGGAGGCCAGGAGTCCCAGGGGGTGGAGGTAGCCCTGGCCCCAGAAGAGTTGGAGCTGGACCCAATGGCCATGACCCAGAAGTACGAAGAGCATGTCAGGAACCAGGAGGCCCAGGTGGAGAAGGAGGACTTCAGCGACATGGTGGCCGAGCACGCCGCCAAACAGAAG caaaAGAAGAGGAAGGCCCAGCCCCAAGACACACGAAGTGGTGCCAAAAAATACAAAGAGTTCAAGTTTTAG
- the LOC135516178 gene encoding splicing factor 3B subunit 2-like isoform X1, giving the protein MASDGPPGTEPMPSDLGSSVAALNTWSNPELQAKLGELGAPNMGPREEMLDRLKGYMMRTGMMLSKPNQGGDDKPMTTQVSTNRPYKMPGIPPMPPMPMPPMPPGMGMLQAMSMMAGGPPPPGMHMGMEPPGMPPGLSQEDQLKMVQQRAAMMMQHEERAKQQGDSRAMEEHMKEQELLEQQKRAAVMMEHERQQELAKMQHGGPGTRMSDPGPRPPGMMPPMMRGMNPPPPGINTGGMNPPPPGMSMMHTQRQRVPPPPGEDAREVWQGEEVGIGPKIPQALEKILQLKEIRQEQLSTAPTEEEEEESQEMEMNNSSAPVLSETEEDDSSLSKKDKNRKRRNRKKKNKKRRVQEKREQAVEKKEEDGGKEKEHEVEIEYVTEEPEIYDPNFIFFKRIFEAFKLTDDVKKEKEKEPEKKEAPTMLKKKGFEEETKDSDDSDDEIRTDVPKLSKKKLRRMNRLTVAELKQLVARPDVVEMHDVTAQEPKLLVHLKATRNTVPVPRHWCFKRKYLQGKRGIEKPPFELPEFIKRTGIQEMREALQEKEDAKTMKTKMREKVRPKMGKIDIDYQKLHDAFFKWQMKPKLSIHGDLYYEGKEFETRLKEKKPGDLSDELRIALGMPVGPNSHKVPPPWLIAMQRYGPPPSYPNLKIPGLNSPIPESCSFGYHAGGWGKPPVDETGKPLYGDVFGTNAGDFQAKAEEEEVDRTPWGELEPSDEESSEEEEEDESDEEKPDETGFFTPADSGLITPGGFSSVPAGMETPELIELRKKKIEEAMDGNETPQLFTVLPERRTGSGGAAMMASTHIYDVSGAMAGRKAGGGQESQGVEVALAPEELELDPMAMTQKYEEHVRNQEAQVEKEDFSDMVAEHAAKQKQKKRKAQPQDTRSGAKKYKEFKF; this is encoded by the exons ATGGCTTCCGACGGACCGCCGGGGACTGAGCCCATGCCTTCTGACTTGGGGAGCTCTGTGGCGGCCCTGAATACATGGAGCAATCCGGAGCTTCAAGCCAAGCTAGGCGAGCTAGGCGCACCTAACATGG GCCCCAGAGAGGAGATGCTGGACAGGCTCAAGGGATACATGATGCGG ACTGGAATGATGCTCAGCAAGCCCAACCAAGGGGGTGATGACAAACCTATGACCACGCAGGTCAGCACCAACCGACCCTATAAG ATGCCAGGCATCCCCCCCATGCCCCCAATGCCCATGCCGCCCATGCCACCTGGTATGGGTATGCTCCAGGCGATGAGCATGATGGCGGGTGGACCCCCTCCACCAGGGATGCATATGGGCATGGAGCCTCCAGGCATGCCCCCTGGCCTCTCCCAGGAGGACCAGCTGAAGATGGTGCAGCAGAGGGCTGCCATGATGATGCAGCATGAGGAGAGGGCCAAGCAGCAG ggggATTCCCGTGCTATGGAAGAGCACATGAAGGAGCAGGAGCTTCTGGAGCAGCAGAAGAGG gcGGCAGTGATGATGGAGCATGAGAGGCAGCAAGAGCTCGCTAAGATGCAGCATGGAGGACCAGGGACCAGGATGTCTGACCCGGGGCCACGACCCCCTGGCATGATGCCCCCCATGATGAGAG GTATGAACCCACCCCCTCCTGGTATAAATACTGGTGGAATGAACCCACCCCCTCCTGGTATGTCCATGATGcatacccagagacagagagttcCCCCACCGCCAGGGGAGGACGCCAGAGAG gtgtggcagggagaggaggtgggcatTGGCCCTAAGATCCCTCAGGCCCTGGAGAAGATTCTCCAACTAAAGGAGATCAGACAGGAGCAGCTAAGCACTGCTCCCACAG aagaagaggaggaggagagccagGAGATGGAGATGAACAACTCCTCCGCCCCCGTCTTGTCTGAGACGGAAGAGGATGACAGTTCTCTCTCCAAGAAAGAT AAAAACCGCAAGCGCAGGAACCGCAAGAAGAAGAACAAGAAAAGGCGTGTGCAGGAGAAGAGGGAGCAGGCggtggagaagaaggaggaggatggggggaaggagaaagagcaTGAGGTGGAGATCGAGTACGTCACTGAGGAACCGGAGATCTACGATCCTAACTTCATCTTCTTCAAGAGGATCTTTGAGGCCTTCAAG CTGACTGACGAtgtgaagaaagagaaagagaaggagccGGAGAAGAAGGAGGCTCCTACCATGTTGAAGAAGAAGGGGTTCGAGGAGGAGACAAAAGACAGCGATGACAGTGATGAC GAGATCAGAACAGATGTTCCCAAGCTGTCTAAGAAGAAGCTGAGAAGGATGAACAGACTGACTGTGGCTGAACTCAAACAG ttggTGGCGCGTCCTGACGTGGTGGAGATGCACGATGTGACGGCCCAGGAGCCCAAGCTGCTGGTACACCTGAAGGCAACCAGGAACACGGTCCCCGTCCCCCGACACTGGTGCTTCAAGAGGAAGTACCTCCAGGGCAAGAGGGGTATAGAGAAGCCCCCGTTTGAGCTGCCAGAGTTCATCAAGAGGACGGGCATCCAGGAGATGAGAGAGGCTCTGCAGGAGAAG GAGGATGCCAAGACCATGAAGACCAAGATGAGGGAGAAGGTTCGTCCCAAGATGGGCAAGATCGACATTGACTACCAGAAGCTCCACGACGCCTTCTTCAAGTGGCAGATGAAGCCTAAACTCTCCATCCATGGAGACCTATACTACGAG ggtAAAGAGTTTGAGACGAGGCTGAAGGAGAAGAAACCAGGCGATCTGTCAGATGAACTGCGTATCGCTCTGGGCATGCCGGTTGGACCG AACTCCCACAAGGTGCCCCCTCCCTGGCTGATCGCCATGCAGAGATACGGCCCCCCTCCCTCCTATCCTAACCTCAAGATCCCTGGACTCAACTCACCCATCCCAGAG agCTGTTCGTTTGGTTACCACGCTGGTGGTTGGGGGAAGCCTCCTGTAGATGAGACAGGCAAGCCTCTGTACGGTGATGTGTTCGGGACTAACGCAGGAGACTTCCAG gctaaggctgaggaggaggaagtagatcGTACGCCGTGGGGAGAGCTGGAGCCTTCAGATGAGGagtcttcagaggaagaggaggaagatgagagcGACGAGGAGAAACCAGACGAAACTGGCTTCTTCACACCGGCAGACAG TGGTCTGATCACTCCAGGAGGCTTCTCGTCAGTGCCTGCTGGTATGGAGACTCCAGAGCTCATCGAGCTGAGGAAGAAGAAGATTGAGGAGGCCATGGACGG GAATGAGACTCCTCAGCTGTTCACGGTGCTCCCAGAGAGGAGAACGGGCTCTGGAGGGGCAGCCATGATGGCATCCACACACATCTACGACGTATCGGGG GCGATGGCTGGTCGTAAGGCGGGTGGAGGCCAGGAGTCCCAGGGGGTGGAGGTAGCCCTGGCCCCAGAAGAGTTGGAGCTGGACCCAATGGCCATGACCCAGAAGTACGAAGAGCATGTCAGGAACCAGGAGGCCCAGGTGGAGAAGGAGGACTTCAGCGACATGGTGGCCGAGCACGCCGCCAAACAGAAG caaaAGAAGAGGAAGGCCCAGCCCCAAGACACACGAAGTGGTGCCAAAAAATACAAAGAGTTCAAGTTTTAG